Below is a genomic region from Actinomadura sp. NAK00032.
CGCTGGGTCCGGACGGACGCGTTCACCAAGGACGCGCCCTTCGTCCGCGAGGACCTCACCTTCGACCGGTGCGCCGTGCAGGCCAACACGCACGTCGTCCCGCACGCGGGCAAGATCTGGGCGCTGGTGGAGGCCGGGTTCCCCTACGAAGTCACCCCGGAGCTGGAGACGGCCGGGCCGTGCGACTTCGGCGGGCGGCTCACCTCCGCGATGACCGCGCATCCCAAGGAGGACCCGGTCACCGGCGACCTGCTGTTCTTCGGCTACGGCGTGTTCCCGCCCCACCTCGTCTTCCACCGGCTGTCGGCGGACGGGACGCTGGTGGAGAGCCGCGAGGTCGAGGTGCCCGGCCCGACGATGATGCACGACTTCGCGATCACCGAGCACCATGTCGTCTGGCTCGACCTGCCGATGGTGTTCGACGTGGACCTGGCGCTGTCCGGCACGTCCGCCCTGCCCTACCGGTGGGACGACGGGTACGGCGCGCGGCTCGGCGTGATGCCGCGCGACGGGTCCGGCGGCGTCCGCTGGTTCGACGTCGACCCGTGCTACGTCTTCCACGTCGGCAACGCGCACGAGGACGCCGCCGGACGCGTGGTGCTGGACGGCGCGCGCTACACCCCGCAGACCTTCACCGCGCTCTGGGCCGGGATCGGCGGCACCGTCGACCCGGCGACCGAGGCGGTGACCGCGTTGAGCGCGCACCTGCACCGCTGGGTGCTCGACCCCGCCACCGGCAAGGCGTCCGAGGAGCGGCTCGACGACCGCAACGTGGAGTTCCCGACCCACGACGACACCAGGACGGGCCATGAGCACCGCTACCTCTACACGGTCGCCGGCAGCTCGATCGTGAAGTACGACCTGCGCGGCGGCGCGTCGGTCCGCGACTGCGGGGAGGACGCGCACGTCGGTGAGGCGGTGTTCGTCCCGGCCGAGGGCGCCCGCGCCGAGGACGAGGGCTGGCTGCTGTCGATCGTGTCCGCCGGGTCCGGCTCCGAACTGCTGGTACTGGACGCCGCCGACCTGTCGCACACGGCGACCGTCGAGCTGCCGCGCCGGGTCCCGGCCGGATTCCACGGCAGCTGGATCCCGGACTCCCCGTCGGGCGCCTAGGGTGGTTTACTAGCCGGTACCACAATGCAAGTAGTCACTTACGGCCCCTCCCGGGAGGTTCCCCATGTCCGTGGCCACGGAGAGCGCCGAGACGTTCGCGTCCCTGAATCCGGCCACCGGCGAGGTCGTCGCCGAGCACCCCGTCCAGGACGGTGCCGCGGTGGCGGCGGCGATCGAGCGCGCCCGGGAGGCGGCCGAGTGGTGGCGGGCCCTCGGCTGGAAGGAGCGGCGGCTCCGGCTGCTCAACGTCAAGGGGTCGCTCGCCCGCAACCTGAACCGGATGGCCGAACTCATCCACCAGGAGACCGGCAAGCCGGTGCAGGACGCCCAGCTTGAGACGATCATGGCGATCACCCACCTGGACTGGGCCGCCCGCAACGCGCAGAAGGTCCTCGGGCCCCGCAGCGTCTTCCCGGGCCTGATGGCGGTCAACCAGAAGTGCGTGCTGGAGTACCAGGCGCTCGGCGTCGTCGGCGTCATCGGCCCGTGGAACTACCCGATCTTCACCCCGATGGGCTCGATCGGCTACGCGCTCGCCGCCGGCAACGCCGTCGTGTTCAAGCCGTCGGAGTTCACCCCGGGCGTCGGCGTGTTCCTCGCCGAGCTGTTCGACGCGGTGATCCCCGAGCACCCCGTGCTGCAGACGGTCACCGGGCTCGGCGCGACCGGCGCGGCGCTCGCCTCGTCCCCGCACGTCGACAAGGTCGCCTTCACCGGCTCGACCCGCACCGCCAAGCGCGTGATGGCGGCCTGCGCCGAGAACCTCACCCCGATCGTCGCCGAGTGCGGCGGCAAGGACGCCTGCATCGTCGACTCCGACGCCGACCTCGACGCCGCCGCCGACGCCGCGCTGTGGGGCGCCATGTCGAACGCGGGCCAGACCTGCATCGGCGTCGAGCGC
It encodes:
- a CDS encoding carotenoid oxygenase family protein, with translation MSEHTGERPAAWMDGPLAPVPDETDAYDLPVTGALPAELTGRYFRNGPNPKPGEPSRHWFTGHGMIHGMRLRDGRAEWYRNRWVRTDAFTKDAPFVREDLTFDRCAVQANTHVVPHAGKIWALVEAGFPYEVTPELETAGPCDFGGRLTSAMTAHPKEDPVTGDLLFFGYGVFPPHLVFHRLSADGTLVESREVEVPGPTMMHDFAITEHHVVWLDLPMVFDVDLALSGTSALPYRWDDGYGARLGVMPRDGSGGVRWFDVDPCYVFHVGNAHEDAAGRVVLDGARYTPQTFTALWAGIGGTVDPATEAVTALSAHLHRWVLDPATGKASEERLDDRNVEFPTHDDTRTGHEHRYLYTVAGSSIVKYDLRGGASVRDCGEDAHVGEAVFVPAEGARAEDEGWLLSIVSAGSGSELLVLDAADLSHTATVELPRRVPAGFHGSWIPDSPSGA
- a CDS encoding aldehyde dehydrogenase family protein, whose translation is MSVATESAETFASLNPATGEVVAEHPVQDGAAVAAAIERAREAAEWWRALGWKERRLRLLNVKGSLARNLNRMAELIHQETGKPVQDAQLETIMAITHLDWAARNAQKVLGPRSVFPGLMAVNQKCVLEYQALGVVGVIGPWNYPIFTPMGSIGYALAAGNAVVFKPSEFTPGVGVFLAELFDAVIPEHPVLQTVTGLGATGAALASSPHVDKVAFTGSTRTAKRVMAACAENLTPIVAECGGKDACIVDSDADLDAAADAALWGAMSNAGQTCIGVERIYVVDDAYDKFLGKLTEKAKDLRPGFDREAAYGPITMPGQLDIIERHIKDALDKGGKAVVGGAESVRKPYVEPVVLTNVPDDSSAVCEETFGPTITVHRVKDLDEAVDKANRTSYGLAGTIFSGDKSRALDVARRMRSGMTSINAFAAFAQVAALPFGGVGESGFGRIHGADGLREFTRPKAITRQRFATMNLTTFARTEKEMARVLGLINMIHGRRYKR